A stretch of Desulfotalea psychrophila LSv54 DNA encodes these proteins:
- the rplP gene encoding 50S ribosomal protein L16 produces the protein MLSPKKVKHRKVFKGRMRGAAHRGSSLAFGDYALKALSCGTMTARQIEAARITINRTMKRGGQVWIRVFPDKPLTKKPAETRMGKGKGSPESWVAIVKPGRLLYEVAGVSEDVAIKALSLASNKLPFPCKVVTRRTTL, from the coding sequence ATGTTAAGTCCTAAAAAAGTAAAGCATAGGAAGGTGTTTAAAGGCCGTATGAGAGGAGCTGCTCATCGTGGTTCTTCTCTTGCCTTTGGTGACTATGCCTTGAAAGCGCTGAGTTGTGGAACGATGACTGCTCGGCAGATTGAGGCGGCACGTATTACAATTAACAGAACCATGAAGCGTGGCGGACAGGTTTGGATTCGGGTATTCCCGGACAAGCCTCTCACTAAAAAGCCTGCTGAAACAAGAATGGGTAAAGGTAAAGGTAGTCCAGAGTCTTGGGTTGCTATTGTTAAGCCAGGTAGACTTTTGTATGAAGTCGCTGGTGTAAGTGAAGATGTGGCTATTAAGGCCTTATCGCTTGCGAGCAATAAACTTCCTTTCCCATGCAAAGTTGTTACAAGGAGGACTACTTTATGA
- the rpmC gene encoding 50S ribosomal protein L29, with translation MKMMEIRKMSKEEMEAKMKDLREELGNLVFQHKIRPLEDTSKLKKIRKDIARIETIASETTAA, from the coding sequence ATGAAAATGATGGAAATTCGTAAAATGTCCAAAGAAGAGATGGAAGCTAAGATGAAAGATCTTAGGGAAGAGTTGGGAAATCTTGTATTTCAACACAAGATTCGCCCACTTGAAGACACCTCGAAATTGAAGAAAATTAGAAAAGATATCGCGAGAATTGAAACCATAGCATCAGAGACTACAGCTGCATAG
- the rpsQ gene encoding 30S ribosomal protein S17 — translation MSENNTSRKTRTGSVVSDRMEKSVVVRVERKVRHKLYGKFMKTSVKYLADDPENQCNIGDVVLIEECRPLSKRKRWRVKTILEQAV, via the coding sequence ATGAGTGAAAATAACACATCAAGAAAGACAAGAACTGGTTCTGTCGTAAGTGACCGGATGGAAAAAAGTGTTGTTGTCCGGGTTGAGAGAAAGGTCCGTCATAAGCTTTACGGTAAATTTATGAAGACCAGCGTAAAGTATCTGGCAGATGACCCTGAAAACCAATGCAACATCGGTGACGTTGTTCTTATAGAAGAATGTCGTCCTTTGAGTAAAAGGAAAAGATGGCGCGTGAAAACAATACTTGAGCAAGCTGTTTAA
- the rplN gene encoding 50S ribosomal protein L14, with protein sequence MIQTETVLNVADNSGAKKVLCIRVLGGSRKRYASIGDVIVVTVKEAIPHAKVKKGDVMKAVVVRTAKENRRPDDTWVKFDENAAVMLGASGEPVGTRIFGPVARELRNQGFMKIISLAPEVL encoded by the coding sequence ATGATTCAAACAGAGACAGTCCTCAATGTGGCTGACAACTCTGGTGCCAAGAAGGTTTTGTGTATTAGAGTTCTCGGTGGTAGCAGAAAGCGCTACGCCAGCATTGGTGACGTAATTGTTGTAACAGTAAAAGAAGCTATCCCGCACGCAAAGGTAAAAAAAGGCGACGTAATGAAAGCTGTTGTCGTTCGAACTGCCAAAGAGAATCGTCGTCCAGATGATACTTGGGTGAAGTTTGACGAGAACGCAGCTGTTATGTTAGGTGCCTCTGGTGAGCCTGTTGGCACACGTATTTTTGGACCTGTTGCCCGCGAATTGCGTAACCAGGGATTTATGAAGATTATATCTCTTGCGCCAGAAGTACTCTAA
- the rplX gene encoding 50S ribosomal protein L24 — MRQGRTYLKTNDQVEVIAGKDKGRVGKVLRVLVDKDKAVVERANMIKRHTKATEMNQQGQIVEKEAPIHVSNLQLICPECTKTGRVGKKVLEDGTKVRYCKSCGESVESKS, encoded by the coding sequence ATGAGACAGGGTAGAACATACCTGAAAACAAATGATCAGGTAGAAGTGATTGCTGGCAAAGACAAAGGTCGCGTCGGTAAAGTTCTCAGAGTGCTTGTGGATAAAGATAAGGCTGTTGTTGAGCGTGCAAATATGATCAAACGCCACACAAAAGCAACTGAGATGAATCAACAGGGTCAGATTGTTGAAAAGGAAGCACCTATTCATGTATCCAATCTTCAACTTATCTGCCCAGAATGTACCAAGACTGGCCGTGTAGGTAAGAAGGTACTTGAAGATGGCACAAAGGTACGTTACTGCAAGAGCTGCGGTGAGTCCGTTGAGAGCAAATCATAA
- the rplE gene encoding 50S ribosomal protein L5, producing MSALKEYYTNECVPALKDQLGYTNPMQIPKIEKIVLNMGLGEAVQNPKIVEGAAEELTKIAGQRAVVTKAKKSIATFKLREGMPIGCRVTLRGEKMYDFLSKLVNIALPRVRDFRGVSPKGFDGRGNYSMGIQEQIIFPEIDYDKIDKIKGFNITIVTSAKTNDEGRSLLRLMGMPFKK from the coding sequence ATGAGTGCGCTGAAAGAATATTATACCAATGAGTGTGTGCCTGCACTGAAGGACCAGTTGGGATACACCAATCCAATGCAAATCCCTAAAATTGAGAAGATTGTTCTCAATATGGGACTTGGAGAGGCTGTTCAAAACCCAAAGATCGTTGAAGGTGCTGCTGAAGAATTAACCAAGATTGCAGGCCAACGTGCGGTTGTAACAAAGGCTAAAAAATCTATTGCGACATTTAAGCTTAGAGAAGGTATGCCAATCGGTTGTCGTGTAACTTTACGCGGCGAGAAGATGTATGACTTCTTGAGCAAACTTGTTAACATCGCTCTTCCCCGAGTACGCGATTTTCGTGGCGTTTCTCCAAAGGGCTTTGATGGACGAGGAAATTACTCAATGGGTATTCAGGAACAAATTATTTTTCCTGAAATTGATTACGACAAGATTGATAAAATTAAAGGGTTTAACATTACCATCGTAACTTCTGCAAAAACCAACGACGAAGGTCGTTCGCTTTTGCGTTTGATGGGAATGCCTTTTAAGAAATAG
- a CDS encoding type Z 30S ribosomal protein S14, which produces MAKKSIIAKAKRKQKFAVREYNRCPLCGRPRAFIRKFGICRICFRKLASSGEVTGVTKSSW; this is translated from the coding sequence TTGGCTAAGAAATCCATTATCGCAAAGGCAAAGCGTAAACAAAAGTTTGCCGTGCGAGAATACAATAGATGTCCACTCTGTGGTCGTCCGCGTGCATTTATCAGAAAGTTTGGTATCTGCCGAATTTGTTTTCGTAAGTTGGCATCCAGCGGTGAGGTCACAGGTGTAACTAAATCCAGCTGGTAG